A window of the Dioscorea cayenensis subsp. rotundata cultivar TDr96_F1 chromosome 14, TDr96_F1_v2_PseudoChromosome.rev07_lg8_w22 25.fasta, whole genome shotgun sequence genome harbors these coding sequences:
- the LOC120276070 gene encoding uncharacterized protein LOC120276070 — MAANGIPAAVLFQPSVPVFTGKEYGRWSLRIKTVFKSQELWDLVKKGLAETKEEAQTAHEAWEVLKKQYHGTSKALEVRLQALRQGFETLQMEDHESIQEYFSRVVTTVNQIKGLGHKLSEAEVVSKVLRSLVPKFDFVVVAIKESKELASLSLYELRGSLQAHEVRVNRALGKSDEKVLLAKGETSSSTSGKGVGLRSPWGDGRGRGRQFNRGRGRGRDGRGRSLENKSQV, encoded by the exons ATGGCAGCCAATGGAATACCAGCAGCAGTTCTCTTTCAGCCATCAGTTCCCGTATTTACTGGAAAGGAGTATGGAAGATGGAGTCTTCGGATAAAGACTGTGTTCAAGTCCCAGGAGCTTTGGGACCTTGTGAAGAAGGGGCTGGCTGAGACAAAGGAGGAAGCTCAG ACCGCACATGAGGCTTGGGAGGTgctaaagaaacaatatcatggCACGAGTAAAGCACTGGAGGTAAGGCTGCAAGCTCTCAGGCAAGGGTTTGAGACGTTACAGATGGAGGATCATGAGAGTATTCAAGAATATTTCTCCAGGGTGGTGACTACGGTGAATCAAATCAAGGGACTTGGTCATAAACTCAGTGAAGCAGAGGTGGTGTCCAAAGTGCTGAGGAGCTTAGTACCGAAGTTTGACTTTGTCGTTGTTGCAATTAAAGAATCAAAAGAACTTGCGAGTTTGTCACTTTATGAGCTCAGAGGATCTCTGCAAGCTCATGAAGTGAGGGTAAATCGAGCACTGGGCAAGAGTGATGAGAAGGTTCTTCTCGCAAAGGGTGAAACATCAAGCTCTACCTCTGGGAAAGGAGTTGGTCTTAGAAGCCCTTGGGGTGATGGAAGAGGCCGAGGAAGGCAGTTCAACCGAGGGAGAGGCCGAGGAAGAGATGGCCGGGGAAGGAGTCTGGAGAACAAGAGTCAGGTATAG
- the LOC120275804 gene encoding 4-coumarate--CoA ligase 2-like: MGTYIEEKEIIYRSKLPNIYIPNHLPLHTYCFENLSQFSSHPCIINGTTEEIYDYSDIDLISRKVAGGLHKLGITKGNVIMLLLQNTPEFAFAFFAASRLGAISTTANPFFTPAEIHKQALASGARLIITESCYVTKLQSLVQEHNFKVIVMDEPVPEGCLSFSSLMCTDENQIPEITIDSDDVVTLPFSSGTTGLPKGAMLTHKALVTSVAMQVEGENPNLYFHSEDVILCVLPLFHVYSMNFVLLCGIRSGATILIMKKFDVVKLMELVQKYKVTIAPFVPPILIEIAKSPVVDNYDLSSIRMVISGAAPMGKELQDKLRSKIPNAKFGQGYGMTEVGPISMCLAFAKEPFEVKPGSCGTVVRNAELKIVDPETRLSLPRNQRGEICIRSDHIMKGYLNDQEATENTIDKEGWLHTGDIGYVDDDDEIFIVDRLKELIKYKGFQVAPAELESMLITLPDIISAAVVPMKDELAGEVPVAFVVRSEGSEISEDQIKQYISKQVVFYKRIHRVFFVESIPKGPSGKIIRKELRTKLAAGIPNGI; this comes from the exons ATGGGAACCTACATTGAAGAGAAGGAGATCATATATAGATCAAAGTTACCAAACATCTACATTCCAAACCACCTCCCTCTCCACACTTACTGTTTCGAAAACCTTTCTCAATTCTCTTCTCATCCATGCATAATAAATGGAACAACCGAAGAAATCTATGATTACTCTGACATCGATCTTATCTCCAGAAAGGTGGCCGGAGGACTCCACAAGCTCGGCATCACCAAAGGCAATGTCATAATGCTCTTGCTTCAAAACACACCGGAGTTCGCCTTTGCCTTCTTTGCCGCCTCCCGCTTAGGTGCTATCTCTACCACTGCCAACCCATTCTTCACTCCGGCAGAGATCCACAAGCAAGCACTGGCCTCCGGTGCACGGTTGATCATCACCGAGTCTTGCTATGTCACCAAACTTCAATCACTCGTTCAAGAACACAACTTCAAG GTGATTGTGATGGATGAACCAGTGCCAGAAGGATGCTTATCATTTTCGAGCCTCATGTGCACTGATGAAAACCAAATACCAGAAATAACAATAGACTCCGACGATGTTGTCACCTTGCCATTCTCCTCTGGCACCACTGGACTACCTAAAGGTGCCATGCTAACACACAAAGCACTTGTAACAAGTGTGGCCATGCAAGTTGAAGGAGAAAATCCTAATCTTTACTTCCACAGTGAGGATGTGATCCTTTGTGTTCTGCCACTGTTTCATGTATACTCAATGAACTTTGTGTTGCTTTGTGGGATAAGGTCTGGTGCAACTATACTTATAATGAAGAAGTTTGATGTTGTGAAGTTGATGGAGCTAGTGCAAAAGTATAAGGTCACAATTGCACCATTTGTGCCACCAATTCTAATTGAGATTGCCAAGAGCCCAGTGGTTGATAACTATGATCTCTCATCTATAAGGATGGTTATTTCCGGGGCTGCACCAATGGGAAAGGAACTACAAGATAAGCTTAGGTCCAAGATTCCTAATGCCAAATTTGGTCAG GGTTATGGGATGACTGAAGTTGGTCCAATATCCATGTGCTTGGCCTTTGCCAAGGAACCATTTGAGGTTAAACCTGGTTCTTGTGGCACTGTTGTGAGGAATGCTGAGCTAAAGATTGTTGATCCCGAGACACGATTATCCTTGCCTCGTAATCAGCGTGGAGAGATTTGCATAAGAAGCGATCATATCATGAAAG GCTATCTGAATGACCAAGAGGCCACAGAGAATACCATAGACAAAGAAGGTTGGTTGCATACTGGTGACATCGGGTACGTCGACGATGATGATGAGATCTTCATCGTCGACCGTCTTAAGGAGCTCATCAAGTACAAAGGTTTTCAAGTTGCGCCAGCCGAGCTTGAATCTATGCTGATCACTCTCCCTGATATAATCAGTGCTGCGGTCGTTCC AATGAAAGATGAACTTGCTGGTGAGGTGCCAGTGGCTTTTGTTGTCAGATCAGAAGGGTCTGAGATCAGTGAGGACCAAATTAAGCAATACATCTCGAAGCAG gtGGTTTTCTACAAGAGAATACACAGGGTGTTCTTTGTAGAGTCTATCCCAAAGGGGCCCTCTGGAAAGATCATTAGGAAGGAGTTAAGAACAAAGTTGGCAGCTGGAATTCCTAATGGAATTTAA